In the genome of Streptomyces racemochromogenes, one region contains:
- a CDS encoding GNAT family N-acetyltransferase, which yields MNDLHIAPASAPDLPAVLDFWKEAAKGASISDDLAGVGRLHARDPEALLLARRDGELVGTVIAGFDGWRCHLYRLAVHPDHRRRGIGSALLAAAEERFAALGGRRADAMVLDGNEQAHGAWRAAGYGPEDIWTRWVKPLAG from the coding sequence ATGAACGATCTTCACATCGCCCCCGCCTCGGCCCCCGACCTGCCCGCAGTCCTGGACTTCTGGAAGGAGGCCGCCAAGGGCGCGAGCATCAGCGACGACCTGGCCGGAGTCGGACGCCTGCACGCGCGCGACCCCGAGGCCCTGCTGCTCGCCCGGCGTGACGGCGAGCTGGTCGGTACCGTCATCGCCGGCTTCGACGGCTGGCGCTGCCATCTGTACCGGCTCGCCGTGCACCCGGACCACCGCCGGCGGGGCATCGGCTCCGCGCTGCTGGCGGCCGCCGAGGAGCGGTTCGCGGCACTGGGCGGCCGGCGCGCCGACGCGATGGTCCTCGACGGGAACGAACAGGCCCACGGGGCGTGGCGGGCGGCCGGCTACGGC
- a CDS encoding hemolysin family protein: MTEVLLLIVALLLCLACGVFVAAEFSLTTVERSELERAVERGERGADSALAAVRSLTFQLSGAQLGITVTGLVIGMISKPSIAALLTGPFEDLGLSAGAASSTALVLGTVLSTVVLMVVGELVPKNWAISSPLAIAKRVATMQRVFSRTFRPLISHLNTTANHMVRRMGMEPAEELASARSPQELVALARHSAKAGALEKDTAELFVRTLNLADLIAENVMTPRVQVTALDVHTTAEDVANATMATGLSRFPVYRGSLDTVVGIVHIKDVLALPAAERHRHPVSRLLREPLLVPESLTVDRLLDRLSGRQTMAVVIDEYGGTAGVATLEDIVEEVVGEVRDEHDPHETPDLAPAGTDEAGRTLYSADGAARTDQLRRIGLRAPEGPYETLAGLIATELGRIPAVGDRLELDGWRLDVVDASGRRAARVLLHEPAGPVGDETAEETR, translated from the coding sequence ATGACCGAGGTACTCCTGCTCATCGTGGCGCTGCTGCTCTGCCTTGCCTGTGGAGTGTTCGTCGCCGCCGAGTTCTCGCTGACGACCGTCGAGCGCAGTGAGCTCGAACGGGCCGTCGAGCGCGGCGAGCGCGGAGCGGACAGCGCGCTGGCCGCGGTCCGCAGCCTCACCTTCCAGCTCTCCGGAGCGCAGCTCGGCATCACCGTGACCGGCCTGGTCATCGGCATGATCTCCAAGCCCTCGATCGCCGCCCTGCTCACGGGCCCGTTCGAGGACCTGGGCCTGTCGGCCGGCGCCGCGTCCTCCACCGCCCTGGTCCTCGGCACCGTCCTGTCGACGGTGGTCCTGATGGTCGTCGGCGAACTGGTCCCCAAGAACTGGGCGATCTCCTCTCCGCTGGCCATCGCCAAGCGCGTGGCGACCATGCAGCGGGTCTTCTCGCGCACGTTCAGGCCGCTGATCAGCCACCTGAACACCACCGCCAACCACATGGTCCGGCGCATGGGCATGGAGCCCGCCGAGGAGCTGGCCTCCGCCCGCAGCCCGCAGGAGCTGGTGGCGCTGGCCCGGCACTCCGCCAAGGCCGGCGCGCTGGAGAAGGACACCGCCGAGCTGTTCGTGCGGACCCTGAACCTCGCCGACCTGATCGCGGAGAACGTGATGACCCCGCGCGTCCAGGTCACCGCCCTCGACGTGCACACCACCGCCGAGGACGTGGCCAACGCGACCATGGCCACCGGACTGTCGCGCTTCCCCGTCTACCGGGGCAGCCTCGACACCGTGGTCGGCATCGTCCACATCAAGGACGTACTGGCCCTGCCCGCCGCCGAGCGGCACCGCCACCCGGTCTCCCGGCTGCTGCGCGAGCCGCTCCTGGTGCCGGAGTCCCTGACCGTGGACCGGCTCCTGGACCGGCTGTCGGGCAGGCAGACGATGGCCGTGGTGATCGACGAGTACGGCGGCACGGCCGGTGTGGCCACGCTGGAGGACATCGTCGAGGAGGTCGTCGGCGAGGTGCGCGACGAGCACGACCCGCACGAGACCCCCGACCTGGCCCCGGCCGGTACGGACGAGGCGGGCCGCACCCTGTACTCGGCCGACGGTGCGGCGCGCACCGACCAGCTGCGGCGGATCGGCCTGCGGGCGCCCGAGGGGCCCTACGAGACCCTGGCCGGGCTGATAGCCACCGAACTGGGCCGGATCCCGGCCGTCGGCGACCGCCTGGAGCTGGACGGCTGGCGCCTGGACGTGGTCGACGCCAGCGGACGCCGGGCCGCCCGCGTCCTGCTGCACGAGCCGGCCGGACCCGTCGGCGACGAGACCGCGGAGGAGACCCGATGA
- a CDS encoding hemolysin family protein has product MTAIQLLIGLATLVVNAFFVGAEFALISVRRSQIEPYAEQGDRRARAVLWGLEHVSALMAAAQLGITLCTLVLGVVAEPAIAHLLSPLLDAVGVPSGVTHAISFVIALALATYLHMLFGEMVPKNVALAEPVRTALALGPPLVALARGLKPVIFAVNAFANALLRLLRVDVKDEVAATFSDDELARMVKDSSDAGLIDDRASERLHDALELGRRPVTDVVLPVDRVVTARLGITAAALEALSAESGYSRFPVVDARQRILGYLHVKDALDVLERDEPFPRSALRPIAQVRADTPLDDVLTAMRRSRTHLAAVLGADGALAGLVTMEDVLRELFGRPASA; this is encoded by the coding sequence ATGACCGCGATCCAGCTGCTGATCGGCCTGGCGACCCTGGTCGTCAACGCCTTCTTCGTCGGCGCGGAGTTCGCGCTGATCTCGGTCCGGCGCAGCCAGATCGAGCCGTACGCGGAGCAGGGCGACCGCCGGGCCCGCGCGGTGCTGTGGGGCCTGGAGCACGTGTCGGCCCTGATGGCGGCCGCGCAGCTCGGCATCACCCTGTGCACCCTGGTGCTCGGCGTGGTGGCCGAGCCGGCCATCGCGCACCTGCTGAGCCCGCTGCTCGACGCGGTCGGGGTGCCGTCCGGAGTGACGCACGCGATCTCCTTCGTGATCGCCCTGGCGCTGGCCACCTACCTGCACATGCTGTTCGGCGAGATGGTCCCGAAGAACGTGGCCCTGGCCGAGCCGGTGCGCACCGCGCTGGCACTGGGGCCGCCGCTGGTCGCCCTGGCCCGGGGGCTCAAGCCGGTGATCTTCGCGGTGAACGCCTTCGCCAACGCCCTGCTGCGGCTGCTGCGGGTGGACGTGAAGGACGAGGTCGCGGCGACGTTCTCGGACGACGAGCTGGCCCGGATGGTCAAGGACTCCAGTGACGCGGGGCTCATCGACGACCGGGCGAGCGAGCGGCTGCACGACGCCCTGGAACTTGGCCGGCGCCCCGTCACGGACGTGGTGCTGCCCGTGGACCGGGTCGTCACGGCCCGGCTCGGCATCACCGCGGCCGCGCTGGAGGCCCTGTCCGCCGAGTCGGGGTACTCCCGCTTCCCGGTGGTCGACGCCCGGCAGCGGATCCTGGGGTACCTGCACGTCAAGGACGCCCTGGACGTGCTGGAACGGGACGAGCCGTTCCCGCGTTCCGCGCTGCGCCCGATCGCTCAGGTCCGGGCGGACACCCCGCTGGACGACGTGCTCACCGCCATGCGGCGCAGCCGTACGCACCTGGCGGCGGTCCTCGGGGCGGACGGGGCGCTCGCGGGCCTGGTGACGATGGAGGACGTGCTGCGCGAGCTGTTCGGCCGGCCCGCCTCGGCCTAG